A portion of the Pseudomonas sp. PSE14 genome contains these proteins:
- a CDS encoding LysR family transcriptional regulator has product MKFTLRQLEVFVAVAQQESVSRAAEALSMSQSATSTALGELERQFDCKLFDRSGKRLTLNALGRQLLPQAVALLDRGSEIENMLNGKSAFGSLDLGATLTIGNYLATLLIGRFMQRQPDCRVRLHVHNTAHVVQRIAHYELDLGLIEGDCQHPDIEVQPWMKDELVVFCAPQHPLAREGRADLERLIEEAWILREQGSGTRLTFDQAMRHHVEPLNVRLELEHTEAIKRAVESGLGIGCISRLALRDAFRRGSLVPVETPDLDLRRQFYFIWHRQKYQTATMREFLDLCRSETAGVTRSDEIVLPMIP; this is encoded by the coding sequence ATGAAATTCACCCTGCGCCAGCTGGAGGTCTTCGTCGCTGTCGCCCAGCAGGAAAGCGTCTCCCGCGCCGCCGAAGCGCTGTCCATGTCGCAGTCGGCCACCAGCACCGCGCTGGGCGAGCTGGAGCGGCAGTTCGACTGCAAGCTGTTCGACCGCTCCGGCAAGCGCCTGACCCTCAACGCCCTCGGCCGTCAATTGCTGCCCCAGGCGGTGGCCCTGCTCGACCGGGGCAGCGAGATCGAAAACATGCTCAACGGCAAGAGCGCCTTCGGCTCGCTGGACCTGGGCGCCACCCTGACCATCGGCAACTACCTGGCGACCCTGTTGATCGGCCGCTTCATGCAACGCCAGCCGGACTGCCGGGTGCGCCTGCACGTGCACAACACCGCCCACGTGGTGCAGCGCATCGCCCACTATGAGCTGGACCTGGGCCTGATCGAGGGTGACTGCCAGCATCCGGATATCGAGGTGCAGCCGTGGATGAAGGACGAACTGGTGGTGTTCTGCGCGCCGCAGCACCCGCTGGCCCGTGAAGGCCGCGCGGACCTGGAACGACTGATCGAGGAAGCGTGGATTCTGCGTGAACAGGGCTCCGGCACGCGGCTGACCTTCGACCAGGCCATGCGGCACCACGTAGAGCCATTGAACGTGAGGCTGGAGCTGGAGCACACCGAGGCGATCAAGCGCGCGGTGGAGTCGGGGCTGGGGATCGGCTGCATCTCGCGCCTGGCGCTGCGCGACGCCTTCCGCCGCGGCAGCCTGGTGCCGGTGGAAACACCGGACCTGGACCTGCGCCGGCAGTTCTACTTCATCTGGCACAGACAGAAGTACCAGACCGCGACCATGCGCGAGTTCCTCGACCTGTGCCGCAGCGAAACGGCGGGCGTGACGCGCAGCGACGAGATCGTGCTGCCGATGATTCCGTGA
- a CDS encoding diacylglycerol kinase: MSASPFKGQTGLKRIFNAAGYSLAGFAAAFKGEAAFRQLVLINVILIPLSFFCDVTRGERALMIAVCLLALIVELLNSAIEAVVDRVSLERHPLSKNAKDMGSAAQFVALTIITVTWAGILLG, encoded by the coding sequence GTGTCCGCTTCCCCCTTCAAAGGCCAGACTGGCCTGAAACGCATCTTCAACGCCGCCGGTTATTCCCTGGCCGGCTTCGCTGCCGCCTTCAAGGGTGAGGCTGCCTTCCGCCAACTGGTACTGATCAACGTCATCCTGATCCCGCTGTCGTTCTTCTGCGACGTCACCCGTGGCGAGCGCGCGCTGATGATCGCGGTGTGCCTGCTGGCGCTGATCGTCGAACTGCTGAACTCCGCCATCGAGGCGGTGGTGGACCGGGTCTCCCTGGAGCGCCACCCGCTGTCGAAGAACGCCAAGGACATGGGCAGCGCCGCCCAGTTCGTGGCGCTGACCATCATTACCGTGACCTGGGCGGGAATCCTGCTGGGCTGA
- the erdR gene encoding response regulator transcription factor ErdR: MASYEILIADDHPLFRSALHQALTIGLGPEARLSEAASIADLEARLNEKSDWDLVLLDLNMPGAYGFSGLVLLRGQYPQIPVVMVSAQEDAAVVQRSREFGASGFIPKSSEMSTLQQAVRAVLDGDVWWPPQVDAATEMSEEVRAASAGLSSLTPQQFRVLTMVCEGLLNKQIAFELSVSEATVKAHVTAIFRKLNVRTRTQAALLLQQMESVPGA, from the coding sequence ATGGCTTCCTACGAGATCCTGATCGCTGACGATCACCCGCTGTTCCGCAGTGCTCTGCACCAGGCCCTGACCATCGGCCTGGGACCTGAGGCGAGACTGTCCGAGGCGGCGAGTATCGCGGACCTGGAGGCCAGGCTGAACGAAAAGTCGGACTGGGACCTGGTGCTGCTGGACCTGAACATGCCAGGCGCCTACGGCTTCTCCGGACTGGTGCTGCTGCGCGGACAGTACCCGCAGATTCCGGTGGTGATGGTTTCGGCGCAGGAAGATGCCGCGGTGGTGCAGCGTTCCCGTGAGTTCGGCGCCAGCGGTTTCATCCCCAAGTCCAGCGAGATGAGCACCCTGCAGCAGGCCGTGCGCGCGGTGCTCGACGGCGACGTCTGGTGGCCGCCGCAGGTGGATGCGGCGACCGAGATGAGCGAGGAAGTGCGCGCCGCCAGCGCCGGCCTTTCCAGTCTCACTCCGCAGCAGTTCCGTGTGCTGACCATGGTCTGCGAAGGCCTGCTGAACAAGCAGATCGCCTTCGAGCTGAGCGTCTCCGAAGCCACGGTGAAGGCCCACGTCACCGCGATCTTCCGCAAGCTCAACGTGCGTACCCGCACCCAGGCGGCGCTGTTGCTGCAGCAGATGGAGTCGGTCCCGGGGGCGTGA
- a CDS encoding DMT family transporter: MKSHALRADILMLFTAMIWGVSFVAQRLGMDAIGPFLYTGLRFTLGAVALLPLLAWSSKRGAQPFNRGLLLAGLAIGTALTVGINLQQVGLLFTSVTNSGFITGLYVIIVPLLGLVIGHRTGMGTWIGAALAVIGMAMLSIGPDFHVASGDWLQLTGALVWGGHVLLVGLFASRYDPIRLAFLQFVTCAVVSLILALIFEEIRWDAIVQAGPALIYGGLFGVATGFTLQVVAQKHAIASHAAIILSLEAVFAAIAGALFLDESLHLRGYLGCALMLAGMLVAQLWPKKAEAQAA, encoded by the coding sequence ATGAAAAGCCACGCGCTGCGCGCCGATATCCTGATGCTGTTTACCGCGATGATCTGGGGAGTCTCCTTCGTCGCGCAACGCCTCGGGATGGACGCCATCGGCCCCTTCCTCTACACCGGCCTGCGCTTCACCCTCGGCGCCGTGGCACTGTTGCCGCTGCTGGCCTGGTCGAGCAAGCGTGGGGCACAGCCCTTCAACCGTGGCCTGCTGCTGGCGGGCCTGGCCATCGGTACCGCACTGACCGTGGGGATCAATCTGCAGCAGGTCGGCCTGCTGTTCACCAGCGTGACCAACTCCGGCTTCATCACCGGCCTGTACGTGATCATCGTGCCGCTGCTGGGCCTGGTGATCGGCCATCGCACCGGCATGGGCACCTGGATTGGCGCGGCGCTGGCGGTGATCGGCATGGCCATGCTGAGCATCGGCCCGGACTTCCACGTCGCCTCCGGTGACTGGCTGCAACTGACCGGCGCCCTCGTCTGGGGCGGCCACGTGCTGCTGGTGGGCCTGTTCGCCAGCCGTTACGACCCGATCCGCCTGGCGTTTCTGCAGTTCGTCACCTGCGCGGTGGTGAGCCTGATCCTGGCGCTGATCTTCGAGGAAATCCGCTGGGACGCCATCGTCCAGGCAGGCCCCGCCCTGATCTATGGCGGCCTGTTCGGCGTCGCCACCGGCTTCACTCTGCAGGTCGTGGCGCAGAAGCACGCCATCGCCTCCCACGCGGCGATCATCCTGTCGCTCGAAGCGGTATTCGCCGCCATCGCCGGCGCCCTGTTCCTCGACGAATCCCTGCACCTGCGCGGCTACCTGGGCTGCGCGCTGATGCTCGCCGGCATGCTGGTGGCGCAACTGTGGCCGAAGAAGGCCGAGGCACAGGCGGCCTGA